ATTTAAATTTTTAGAAGTAGATTATGATAAAGTAACTCAAGATTCTATTACAGTTTCAGGACAAACAAATATTGACTATCCATTTTTAGTAGTAGTAAATGGTGAAGTTTTATCAAATAAGATTTTTCCAAATTCAAACTCATTTAATTTCATAATTTCAAATCTTCAAGATGGAAAAAACTTTATAGAATTAAGGGGAATAAATTCACAAAGATATGATTTTATAGTATATAAAGATGTAATTGCACCTACTGCAAATATAATTGAAACAGACTTAACAAAAGCAGACAAATTAATTTTTGAGATAAAAGATGATATTGGAGTTAATATTTTAGATTTGAATTTAAGAGTTGATTCAGTATCATTAGAAAAAGGAGATCTAAAAGTTAAAAACAATTTTTACATTTTTGATATTTCAGGAATAAGTGAGTCTATAGGACATTCTTATTTATTAGAAGGAACTGATATTTCAGGAAGAACATTTGCAATACAAGGAAATTTTGAAGTAGATACTTCAAAAACTGCAATTGAAGATATTTATTTTGATGATGGTGAATTAATTGGAAATAAATTATTTGTAAAACAAGGAGATAATAGATTAAATATTCTACCTTCAAAAAATATTGCTTTCAAAAGTATATACTTAGATGAAGTTGAACAAATAGACTATCAAATTTATGAAACTAATATTGTAAAATTAAATTTAGACATTAAAGAATCTCAAGGAACTTTAAGATTAGAATTTATTGATGTAGATAGGAACATATACACAAAAGAATACAATTATTATGCTCCAACTAAAGAACCTCAAATTGATTTAGATTACACTAAAAATGCAAGAGCAAAAGATTATGTGACTCTTTCAGGAGAAATAATGGGGGAGTATATTGATTGGCTAACATTAGCTTTTAATGATCAAGAAAATTTTTTAAGATATGGGAATCATTTTGAATCAATAATTGATTTAACAAAAGATGGTTCAGATAATTTAAATATAATTGTTTCAGATTATGCTGGAAATTCTTACACTTCAACTTATGGTTCTTTACTACATAAAGATTCAACAAAATCAATTATAGTTTTAAATCAAGAAAATATAAATAATTCACTAAAAGGTTCAATTACAAATCAAGAAGATAGTACTGAAATTGGAGGAGGAAATTTAAATTTTGTAAACTCTTATGATGGTTACAGTTTTAATAAATTATATTTAAGTGCAGATAGTTTCGAATTACCTCTCTCACAAAGAACAGGTTATAGAACATTAAGCGTAAAAGGATATGAAAAATCAGGTGAAAGATTTGATTCAAATGTAATTTTTAAAGTAGATTATAATGAAAATATTAATCTCTTTGATGAGAAAGGTTTAGCTCCAATTATTTATTTTAATGGGAATGATAAAATTACCGATAAAGATAATTATTTTATTCAAGGAAATATTAAATCTTCAACATCAATAAAAAGTGTAACACATCAAGGAAGTGCATGTACATTTGATAGCACAAGTTTTGTATGTCATATCTCAAATTTAAATGTTGGTGAAAATATAATCTCTGTAGATGTAGTTGATAATACTGATAAAAGAGTATCAAAAGATTATGTCTTAGAAAGAATTCAAACATCTTATAGTGCAATATTAGATGAAATTAAAAAAGGAGAGAATACATATCCAATTACTCAGGGTTATTATTTATTTGGGGATGAATTTGATGCTTTAGGAAGTATTGCTGGAGATGATTTAACAATAAGTGTTTTAGTTGGAGGAGAAGAAATATTATATAATAATCAAATTGGTCAATTAGATTTAAATATTGATTTCACAATACAAGCTCAATCTCAAGATAAAGCAAATTTAAATGTTCAAATAAAAGCAGAAGACAAATTCGGAAATGTTGTTTTATCAGAGAAAATTAAAGTATTCTACAGAAGAGTAGTTGAATCTTTAACTAGAGTTCTGGTTAAATAATTTTTTTTTTTTACATAATTTAATTCTTTTTTCTTTTCCAAAAATATTATAAATTCAAATCTCTAGATATATTTAAAATGGTATTACATGTAATTTCTGTAGGAGGTTCTTTAATTGTTCCAGGAGATAATATTGATATAGATTTCTTATCTTCATTTAAGCAATTTATAATTAAACGAATAGAGAAAGGAGATAGATTTATTCTAATCGCAGGCGGAGGAAAAACTGCAAGAAAATATCAAGATTCTGCAGCTGCAGTTTCAGGAATAGATAATGAAGAAAAAGATTGGATTGGAATTCACTCAACAAGACTTAACGCGCATCTTTTAAGAACAATATTTAAACTATGGGCAAATCCAAAAGTCGTTAAAAATTTTGATGAAAAACTCCCTGAATTTAAAGAAAAAGTTTTAATAGGTGCTGGTTGGAAACCTGGTTGGTCAACAGATTATATTGCAACTCTTCTTGCAAAAGAATATGATGCAAAATCAGTAATTAATCTATCTAATATTGAATATGTTTATTCTGAAGATCCAAAAGTGAATCCTGATGCAAAAAAATATGAGAATATATCTTGGGAAGACTTTAGGGAAATAGTAGGAGATAGATGGGATCCTGGTATGTCAGCGCCATTTGATCCAATAGCATCAAAAGAAGCTCAAGCTCAAGAGTTAAAAGTTGCAATATTAAATGGAAAAAATTTAACTAATTTGGGAGAATATTTTGATAAAAAGAAATTCAAAGGAACTCTAATTGAATAACTTTATAATCTTATTACAATTTTTATTTGCTTCTTTTTTGCAATCATCTAATGTTAATAAGTTAAGTTTTTGTTCCATCTTTTGTATGACTTTTTCAACAGATTCATTAAAAGGAAAACCTCGAAGTCCCAATTCATGCAATAAAATCAAACTACCTTCAATAGTTAAGAATTTAAAACATTCTGCATTTTTAACTACTTCAGCAATCTTCGATTTAGTTTTAATTTTATTATGATGAGATTCAATAGAATTTAAAATTATTTCTTGTTCATTTTTACTAATTTCCCATTTATCTAAATATTCTTTAATGAAGCTTGAACTTAATTCAGGATGATTCTGTTGTGTTCCTCCATGCCAAATTGGACTAAATTTAGTATGGGCAAGGTATAAAGAAACTAATACTAATTTTTCATCCACATTGTGTAATTTAGAAAGTTCTACTCCTTTCTCAATTGCAAGTTTTGTTAATAACCAAGAAGGAGCTTTATTCTTCTTTGTTTGTTCATACATTAGTTGTTTAGATAAATTAACTATATCCATTTTAATTATAATAAAATTTCTTTGCATAAAAATGTTTGTATGTTTATTTTAATTCTTACAGTATCAATACAACAAATCTTTATAAATAAAAAAATTAGTTATTTTTATATGAAATTATATTTAGATACAGGAAATGTAGAGGATATAGAAGCAGCAGTAAAAATTGGAGTTGTAGATGGTGTTACAACTAATCCTACTCTTATTGCAAAAGAAGGAAGAGATTTTAAGAAGACTATAAAAGAAATTGCAAATATTTTATCAAGTCATAAATTCGATTTTACAGTTAGTGCTGAAGTAACAAATACTAATTCTGCAAAAGAAATTATCGAAGAAGCAAGAGAACTTTCAAAATTAACTAGACATATTTTAATAAAAGTACCTCTAACGAAGCCAGGAATTGAAGCTGTATCAACTCTTTCTAAAGAAGGGATAAGATGTAATGTAACTCTTTGTTTTAGTGCAAATCAAGCGCTCCTAGCAGCAAAAGCTGGAGCATGGTGTGTTAGTCCTTTTGTTGGAAGAATAGATGATGAAGGTTATGAAGGGTTAAATGTAATTAGAGAAATAAGAAAAATATTTGATAATTATAATTTTGAAACAAAAATCCTTGCAGCAAGTATTAGAAGTCCACATGATGTATTAGAATGCGCGAAAATTGGCGCAGATATTGCAACAATTCCTCCAAAGATTTTTGATAAATTATTTTATAATCCTTTAACTGATTTAGGGATAGTGCAATTTGAAAAAGATTGGGATGAATACAAAAAAAATTTGAAGGGGAAATAAATAATGAAATCATATCCAAATTTAGAATTAATTGAAAAAATTTCCGAGAATAAT
The nucleotide sequence above comes from Candidatus Woesearchaeota archaeon. Encoded proteins:
- the pyrH gene encoding UMP kinase; amino-acid sequence: MVLHVISVGGSLIVPGDNIDIDFLSSFKQFIIKRIEKGDRFILIAGGGKTARKYQDSAAAVSGIDNEEKDWIGIHSTRLNAHLLRTIFKLWANPKVVKNFDEKLPEFKEKVLIGAGWKPGWSTDYIATLLAKEYDAKSVINLSNIEYVYSEDPKVNPDAKKYENISWEDFREIVGDRWDPGMSAPFDPIASKEAQAQELKVAILNGKNLTNLGEYFDKKKFKGTLIE
- the fsa gene encoding fructose-6-phosphate aldolase, coding for MKLYLDTGNVEDIEAAVKIGVVDGVTTNPTLIAKEGRDFKKTIKEIANILSSHKFDFTVSAEVTNTNSAKEIIEEARELSKLTRHILIKVPLTKPGIEAVSTLSKEGIRCNVTLCFSANQALLAAKAGAWCVSPFVGRIDDEGYEGLNVIREIRKIFDNYNFETKILAASIRSPHDVLECAKIGADIATIPPKIFDKLFYNPLTDLGIVQFEKDWDEYKKNLKGK